One window from the genome of Pelodictyon luteolum DSM 273 encodes:
- a CDS encoding 1,9-bis(guanidino)-5-aza-nonane synthase: MASAITKQELLSDQVKHIDIKETNVVPLIDQMADTAFQARNLARAASIVDRMQKDHECAVILTLAGSLISSGLKQVIIDMLENNMVDAIVSTGANIVDQDFFEALGFRHYKGTPFIDDAILRDMHVDRIYDTYIDEDDLRVCDETTGKIADSMPHGAYSSREFIIEMARYIEANGHDRNSIVYKAYEKGVPIFCPAFSDCSAGFGLVHHQWNNPGSHVSIDSVKDFRELTRIKIENDRTGIFMIGGGVPKNFTQDIVVAAEVLGYEDVSMHTYAVQITVADERDGALSGSTLKEASSWGKVDTVFEQMVYAEATIAMPLIAGYAYHRRSWEGKKAKNFNEMLDRQQVTA, translated from the coding sequence ATGGCATCGGCTATCACTAAACAGGAACTGCTTTCCGATCAGGTAAAGCACATCGACATCAAAGAGACGAACGTCGTCCCGCTCATCGACCAGATGGCCGATACGGCCTTCCAGGCCCGCAATCTTGCGCGAGCGGCATCAATCGTCGACCGAATGCAGAAGGATCATGAGTGCGCCGTCATCCTTACGCTTGCCGGCTCGCTCATCAGCTCCGGCCTGAAGCAGGTCATCATCGACATGCTTGAGAACAACATGGTGGACGCCATTGTTTCCACCGGTGCCAACATCGTCGACCAGGACTTCTTCGAGGCTCTCGGATTCCGCCACTACAAGGGAACCCCCTTCATCGATGACGCCATCCTGCGCGACATGCATGTCGACCGCATCTATGACACCTACATCGATGAGGACGACCTGCGCGTCTGCGACGAGACCACAGGAAAGATCGCCGACTCCATGCCGCACGGTGCCTATTCCTCGCGCGAATTCATCATTGAGATGGCCCGGTACATCGAGGCGAACGGACACGACCGCAACTCCATAGTCTACAAGGCGTATGAAAAGGGTGTGCCGATCTTCTGCCCGGCATTCTCCGACTGCTCTGCCGGATTCGGGCTGGTGCACCACCAGTGGAACAACCCCGGAAGCCATGTCAGCATCGATTCGGTGAAGGATTTCCGCGAACTTACCCGCATCAAGATCGAAAACGACCGGACCGGCATCTTCATGATCGGTGGAGGCGTACCGAAGAACTTCACTCAGGATATCGTCGTCGCTGCCGAGGTGCTTGGCTACGAGGACGTTTCCATGCACACGTATGCGGTGCAGATCACCGTTGCCGACGAGCGTGACGGCGCACTTTCCGGCTCAACCCTCAAAGAGGCCAGCTCCTGGGGTAAGGTCGACACCGTCTTTGAGCAGATGGTGTACGCCGAGGCCACCATCGCCATGCCGCTCATCGCAGGCTATGCATACCACCGGCGCAGCTGGGAGGGAAAG
- the trpS gene encoding tryptophan--tRNA ligase, which produces MGTQRILSGMRPTGKLHLGHYTGALENWIEQQNLRAPDGSRLYETCFLIADYHSLTTSLDTSEIYGHTIDMLTDWLAAGVDPEKSPVFRQSQVKEHTELFLIFSMLITSARLERNPTLKEQVRDLQMESLTYGHLGYPVLQAADILLYKGSVVPVGEDQIPHVEITREIARKFNNHYPHPTKGEVFLEPEPKITKFSRLVGLDGKAKMSKSLGNTILLSDGPDEVQKKMRNAVTDTLKQRKNDPGRPEVCSVFSYHNRFSNPERLCSIEEDCRSGALGCVDCKRMCATAISEELAPILERRKQYEGNPGLVRSILLEGENKARVIANETMQEVRAAMQLGEQ; this is translated from the coding sequence ATGGGAACACAGAGGATTTTGAGCGGGATGCGGCCGACCGGAAAGCTGCACCTCGGCCACTACACAGGAGCGCTTGAAAACTGGATTGAACAGCAGAACCTCAGGGCCCCTGACGGCTCAAGGCTCTATGAGACCTGCTTTCTCATCGCCGACTACCACAGCCTGACCACCTCGCTCGACACCAGCGAGATTTACGGCCATACCATCGACATGCTCACCGACTGGCTCGCTGCAGGCGTCGACCCGGAAAAAAGCCCGGTCTTCCGCCAGTCGCAGGTCAAGGAACATACAGAGCTCTTCCTCATCTTCTCGATGCTCATCACCTCGGCCCGCCTGGAGCGGAACCCGACCCTGAAGGAGCAGGTCCGCGATCTGCAGATGGAATCCCTTACCTACGGGCATCTCGGCTATCCGGTGCTTCAGGCCGCCGACATCCTGCTCTACAAGGGAAGCGTCGTTCCCGTCGGTGAAGACCAGATCCCGCATGTCGAGATCACCAGAGAGATCGCCAGGAAGTTCAACAACCACTACCCGCACCCGACGAAAGGCGAAGTATTCCTGGAGCCCGAACCGAAAATCACGAAATTCTCGCGCCTCGTCGGCCTCGACGGGAAGGCGAAGATGTCCAAGTCACTCGGAAATACCATCCTGCTTTCGGACGGGCCCGATGAGGTCCAGAAAAAGATGCGCAATGCCGTGACCGACACGCTGAAACAGAGAAAAAACGATCCCGGCCGACCCGAAGTATGCTCCGTATTCAGTTATCACAACCGCTTCAGCAACCCCGAGCGGCTCTGCAGCATCGAAGAGGACTGCCGCTCGGGAGCGCTCGGTTGCGTCGACTGCAAGCGGATGTGCGCCACAGCCATCTCCGAAGAGCTTGCACCGATCCTCGAGAGGAGAAAACAGTATGAAGGCAACCCGGGGCTCGTTCGTTCGATCCTGCTTGAAGGTGAAAACAAAGCGAGAGTGATTGCCAATGAGACCATGCAGGAAGTCCGCGCTGCAATGCAACTGGGAGAACAGTAA
- a CDS encoding HAD family hydrolase yields the protein MEHATTQAFIFDMDGVLTDNMHHHAESWVQLFRDYGLEGMDAQRYLVETAGMKGHDVLRYFLDPAISAEEAEKLTELKDFLYRVMSRDLIAPMAGLLCFLDTARSHGIKLAIGTGAGPKNIAFVLRLLGLENAFSAIVCADDVPHGKPAPDIFLRAAELVGAPPSSCIVFEDALPGLEAARSAGMAAVGLTTTNSATELAGFDNVVRVIDDFTGLDPLALMRLAAGRHQSNPA from the coding sequence ATGGAACATGCCACGACACAGGCCTTCATTTTCGACATGGACGGAGTCTTGACCGACAACATGCACCACCATGCCGAATCCTGGGTACAGCTGTTCCGCGACTACGGACTCGAGGGAATGGACGCACAGCGCTATCTGGTGGAAACCGCCGGCATGAAAGGCCATGACGTCCTCCGATACTTTCTTGATCCGGCCATCAGTGCCGAGGAGGCTGAAAAGCTTACAGAGCTGAAGGACTTCCTCTACCGTGTCATGTCGCGTGACCTTATAGCGCCGATGGCGGGCCTTCTCTGCTTTCTCGACACCGCCCGCAGCCACGGCATCAAACTGGCCATCGGTACCGGAGCAGGGCCTAAGAACATTGCGTTCGTGCTCCGCCTTCTCGGGCTGGAGAATGCATTCAGCGCCATCGTATGCGCCGATGACGTTCCCCACGGCAAACCCGCCCCGGATATCTTTCTCCGCGCAGCAGAACTTGTAGGCGCCCCTCCATCCTCATGCATCGTCTTCGAAGATGCACTGCCCGGTCTTGAAGCGGCAAGAAGCGCCGGAATGGCCGCCGTCGGCCTCACCACAACGAACAGCGCCACTGAACTTGCCGGGTTTGACAACGTGGTCCGGGTCATCGACGACTTCACAGGCCTTGATCCCCTCGCGCTCATGCGGCTCGCCGCCGGCCGGCATCAATCGAATCCAGCTTAA
- the argS gene encoding arginine--tRNA ligase yields MQSFLVAEIQNALRSASVTTGQSIIIEKPTSPKFGDYATNIAFLAAKELKRNPRQLAEELTGHFRFPEGTVTKTEVAGPGFINFFMEPAFIMQSAERVFREGAEYGKGREGQGKTAIVEYVSANPTGPLTIGRGRGGVLGDCIANLAEAQGYHVNREYYFNDAGRQMQILGESVRYRYMELCGRTIDFPDTHYKGGYIGEIAEKIHSEHGEDLLHVESIEPFRSEAESIIFSSIQKTLGRLGIVHDSFFNEHTLYTADLNGISPNQNVIDRLREKGFIGEYDGATWFLTTKLGQEKDKVLIKSSGEPSYRLPDIAYHVTKYARGFDMIINVFGADHIDEYPDVLEALKILGHDTAHVRIAINQFVTTTVNGETVKMSTRKGNADLLDDLIDDVGPDATRLFFIMRSKDSHLNFDVELAKKQSKDNPVFYLQYAHARICSLLRLAWSEIGFDAAKRPEPGVLMRLTTPEELQLAFGILDFGEASRSAFRMLEPQKMVDYMHSIAELFHRFYQECPILKAEPEIAEARLFLAVAVRQVLQNGFRILGISAPESM; encoded by the coding sequence ATGCAATCATTCCTCGTAGCAGAGATCCAGAACGCCCTCCGCTCGGCCTCAGTCACTACCGGCCAGTCTATCATCATCGAAAAGCCAACTTCGCCGAAGTTCGGTGACTATGCCACAAACATCGCATTTCTTGCGGCAAAAGAACTCAAGCGGAACCCCCGCCAGCTGGCCGAAGAGCTTACCGGCCATTTCCGCTTTCCGGAAGGGACAGTCACAAAAACAGAAGTTGCCGGCCCCGGATTCATCAACTTCTTCATGGAACCGGCGTTCATCATGCAGTCGGCCGAACGGGTGTTCAGAGAAGGTGCGGAATACGGGAAGGGACGCGAGGGTCAGGGAAAGACCGCCATTGTCGAATATGTGAGCGCCAACCCGACCGGACCGCTCACCATAGGACGTGGGCGCGGCGGTGTCCTCGGTGACTGCATCGCCAACCTGGCAGAGGCGCAGGGGTACCATGTTAACCGTGAATACTATTTCAACGATGCCGGCCGACAGATGCAGATTCTCGGCGAATCGGTGCGGTACCGCTATATGGAACTGTGCGGCAGAACCATCGACTTCCCCGACACCCACTACAAGGGCGGCTACATCGGTGAGATTGCCGAAAAGATCCACAGCGAGCACGGTGAAGATCTTCTTCATGTGGAATCCATCGAACCGTTCCGCAGCGAAGCCGAATCCATCATCTTCAGCTCAATCCAAAAGACACTCGGAAGGCTCGGCATCGTCCATGATTCGTTCTTCAACGAGCATACCCTCTACACTGCCGACCTGAACGGCATTTCGCCCAACCAGAACGTTATCGACCGCCTGCGGGAGAAAGGATTCATCGGGGAATACGATGGGGCGACATGGTTCCTCACGACAAAGCTCGGCCAGGAGAAAGACAAGGTGCTCATCAAATCTTCAGGGGAACCAAGCTACCGCCTGCCGGACATTGCCTACCACGTCACCAAGTATGCCCGCGGCTTTGACATGATCATCAACGTGTTCGGAGCAGACCATATTGACGAGTATCCGGACGTTCTCGAGGCGCTGAAAATCCTCGGCCACGATACCGCACATGTCCGAATCGCCATCAACCAGTTCGTCACGACGACGGTGAACGGCGAAACTGTCAAAATGTCCACCCGAAAGGGAAACGCCGACCTGCTCGACGACCTCATTGACGACGTCGGCCCTGATGCCACACGCCTCTTCTTCATCATGCGCAGCAAAGACTCGCACCTGAACTTTGATGTAGAGCTGGCAAAGAAGCAGTCAAAGGACAATCCGGTCTTCTACCTGCAGTATGCCCATGCGAGGATCTGCAGCCTGCTCCGGCTGGCCTGGAGCGAAATAGGCTTTGATGCTGCGAAACGTCCCGAACCGGGCGTACTGATGCGCCTCACCACCCCTGAAGAACTGCAGCTTGCCTTCGGTATTCTGGACTTCGGTGAAGCGTCACGCTCGGCGTTCAGGATGCTTGAGCCGCAGAAGATGGTCGACTACATGCATTCGATCGCAGAACTCTTCCATCGCTTCTACCAGGAGTGCCCGATCCTTAAGGCAGAGCCGGAAATTGCAGAAGCCAGACTCTTCCTTGCTGTGGCTGTTCGCCAGGTACTCCAGAACGGATTCAGGATCCTCGGAATCTCTGCACCGGAATCCATGTAG
- the nadD gene encoding nicotinate (nicotinamide) nucleotide adenylyltransferase has product MHLAVFGGTFDPPHNGHLAMALFARELLPADRILISVSDNPLKPACGASDRQRLDMAELLSLEINRTGMNAEVTGWELQQPRPSYTVDLLRFVRSSHPDANLTLIVGEDSYQDFPRWRDPEGIFALADVAVFRRRGEDESDEIAGDSRVRCIAFDAPVSSTMVREFSATGKSLRGLVPETVMQYILSEGLYREA; this is encoded by the coding sequence GTGCACCTTGCGGTTTTCGGCGGGACTTTCGATCCGCCGCATAACGGCCATCTTGCTATGGCGCTGTTTGCCCGGGAGCTCCTTCCTGCCGACCGTATCCTGATTTCCGTTTCAGACAACCCCCTTAAGCCCGCATGCGGCGCTTCCGACAGGCAACGGCTTGACATGGCTGAGCTGCTTTCCCTTGAAATCAACCGGACCGGCATGAACGCTGAAGTAACCGGCTGGGAACTGCAGCAGCCGCGCCCGTCCTATACCGTCGACCTGCTCAGATTTGTCCGTTCCTCTCATCCCGATGCCAACCTGACCCTCATTGTCGGAGAGGACAGTTATCAGGACTTCCCGCGGTGGAGGGACCCGGAGGGCATATTTGCGCTTGCAGATGTAGCGGTGTTCAGGCGCAGAGGAGAAGATGAGTCAGATGAGATTGCCGGAGACAGCCGGGTGCGATGCATTGCATTCGATGCCCCGGTATCCTCGACCATGGTGCGTGAGTTTAGCGCGACGGGCAAATCGTTGCGGGGGCTTGTTCCGGAGACTGTCATGCAGTACATCCTTTCCGAAGGGCTCTACCGCGAGGCGTAG
- a CDS encoding outer membrane protein assembly factor BamD — protein MAVKKIPQATSFSGIRILPLLLLLSITLTLASCSSSRPKMSAEEQVSVAYRNATELYQKKEYENAAASLEPQLFASRATPLEDDVLFLLAQSYYASKQYLLSSDMYDRLLQQVPSSPYREASRYMLAKSYEQLSPAYERDQEYTRRAIEAFSEYLAEYSLNDAASTARDLDTYSELLKIDPSRASYQRGYEAAKLAMARQDSVKYASAAIPVLHDKLGAATYSIATQYVKLKKYKAAAIYFENVVRNYGDTPWMKKAQSGLVEVQVKRGKWFDARRALDSYLQSYPEDLEEMKDLREEIMRNFSNS, from the coding sequence ATGGCGGTCAAGAAAATCCCGCAGGCTACATCCTTTTCAGGCATCCGTATTCTCCCGTTACTGTTGCTGCTCTCCATCACCCTCACGCTTGCGTCGTGCTCATCAAGCCGACCGAAGATGAGCGCCGAGGAGCAGGTAAGTGTTGCCTACAGGAATGCGACCGAACTCTATCAGAAAAAGGAATACGAGAATGCGGCGGCATCGCTTGAGCCGCAGCTGTTTGCCTCCCGCGCAACCCCGCTTGAGGATGATGTGCTTTTTCTTCTCGCGCAGTCCTACTATGCCTCCAAGCAGTACCTGCTTTCCTCCGACATGTATGATCGCCTTCTGCAGCAGGTACCCTCCTCTCCCTACCGGGAAGCTTCACGTTACATGCTGGCCAAGTCCTACGAGCAGCTTTCTCCGGCATACGAGCGCGATCAGGAGTATACCCGTAGAGCCATTGAGGCTTTTTCGGAGTATCTGGCCGAGTACAGTCTGAATGATGCCGCCTCGACTGCCCGCGATCTCGACACCTACAGCGAGCTTCTGAAGATCGATCCATCCCGTGCTTCCTACCAGCGTGGCTATGAGGCTGCAAAGCTGGCCATGGCCCGCCAGGACAGCGTTAAATATGCCTCTGCTGCGATTCCCGTGCTGCACGACAAGCTAGGTGCGGCAACATACTCCATAGCAACACAGTATGTGAAGCTGAAAAAGTACAAGGCGGCCGCCATCTACTTTGAGAACGTGGTGCGTAACTACGGCGATACCCCCTGGATGAAGAAAGCCCAGTCGGGCCTCGTCGAGGTGCAGGTCAAGCGTGGAAAGTGGTTCGATGCCCGGCGAGCGCTTGATAGCTATCTCCAGAGCTACCCTGAGGATCTTGAAGAGATGAAGGATCTGCGTGAGGAGATCATGCGGAACTTCAGCAATTCCTGA
- the atpH gene encoding ATP synthase F1 subunit delta, translating into MSSVIASRRYAYALLSAADEGGFLDDVTAEMEMIGETLAGSRDLVRVLASPLINGDRKTHILEEIFRGRVGERMMRFLSLIARKKRAGILRGIASEFKVLLDEKNGVVNADVTSATELSGEQAKELVNGLAAYTGKHVRARMTLDPEMIGGVSVQIGDTILDGSIRHQLQVLRRTLSVEEA; encoded by the coding sequence ATGTCAAGTGTAATTGCAAGCCGCCGATATGCTTATGCCCTTCTTAGCGCTGCAGACGAGGGCGGTTTCCTCGACGATGTGACGGCTGAGATGGAGATGATCGGCGAAACCCTTGCCGGTTCCCGCGACCTGGTCCGCGTGCTTGCAAGCCCGCTGATCAACGGCGACCGCAAGACACATATACTCGAAGAGATTTTCCGGGGAAGGGTAGGAGAACGGATGATGCGTTTCCTGTCGCTTATCGCACGGAAGAAACGGGCCGGAATCCTGCGCGGGATAGCCTCTGAATTCAAGGTGCTGCTCGATGAGAAGAACGGGGTGGTCAACGCCGATGTGACCAGTGCGACGGAACTCAGCGGGGAGCAGGCAAAAGAGCTGGTCAACGGACTTGCCGCATATACAGGCAAGCATGTCAGGGCCCGCATGACTCTTGACCCTGAAATGATAGGCGGCGTGTCAGTCCAGATCGGCGATACGATTCTTGACGGGAGCATCCGCCATCAGTTGCAGGTTCTCCGCCGGACCCTGTCAGTCGAAGAAGCCTGA
- a CDS encoding F0F1 ATP synthase subunit B: protein MLTSGNILLAGSLLSPEPGLIFWTTITFVLVLIILKKIAWGPIISALEEREKGIQSSIDRAHGAKEESEAILRQNRELLAKADAEADRVIREGREYAEKIRAEITEKAHQESQKMISAAKEEIEQEKRRALAELRNEVADLAVRGAEKIIRGVLDADVQKKVVDSMIQDLSTNRN from the coding sequence ATGCTTACGTCGGGAAACATCCTACTTGCCGGCAGTCTTCTGAGCCCTGAACCCGGTTTGATTTTCTGGACGACCATCACTTTCGTCCTCGTGCTCATCATCTTGAAGAAGATAGCCTGGGGTCCGATCATCAGTGCGCTTGAAGAGCGCGAGAAAGGTATCCAGTCTTCCATCGACCGTGCACACGGTGCGAAAGAAGAGTCTGAAGCAATCCTCCGCCAGAACAGGGAGTTGCTTGCCAAAGCCGATGCAGAAGCCGACAGGGTCATCCGCGAAGGCAGGGAATATGCCGAGAAGATCCGTGCGGAGATCACTGAAAAGGCTCATCAGGAGTCGCAGAAGATGATCAGTGCCGCAAAAGAAGAAATTGAGCAGGAGAAGCGCCGTGCGCTTGCCGAGCTCCGCAACGAAGTTGCAGATCTGGCCGTCCGTGGCGCTGAGAAAATTATTCGCGGCGTGCTGGATGCTGATGTGCAGAAAAAGGTCGTGGACAGCATGATCCAGGATCTTTCCACCAATCGTAACTGA
- the atpE gene encoding ATP synthase F0 subunit C has product MEGIGLGYLGAGLGAGLAVIGAGLGIGNIAASAAEGTARQPEATSDIRTTMIIAAALIEGVALFGEVICVLLALK; this is encoded by the coding sequence ATGGAAGGAATTGGATTGGGTTATTTGGGCGCAGGTCTCGGCGCCGGCCTTGCAGTCATCGGCGCAGGCCTTGGTATCGGTAACATCGCAGCTTCTGCGGCAGAGGGTACCGCCCGCCAGCCTGAGGCAACTTCCGATATCCGTACCACCATGATCATCGCAGCTGCTCTTATCGAGGGTGTTGCGCTGTTCGGTGAGGTTATCTGTGTGCTTCTCGCCCTCAAGTAA
- a CDS encoding F0F1 ATP synthase subunit A — MKRVKVIQIKGFFRVMALLAPLLLNAYLPVQASEEHAAPVAAVVAAHAEAAVDPALEPAHAEPAGHEDEKAGDVIMHHILNSHSFSFEPFGTIHLPTLPPVFGIDISITKHVVMLWIVSAILLVLFSFVGAAYRKITPKTAPSGVANTMEALVEFIRLDVAKSNIGHGYEAHLPYLLTVFMFILLCNILGLIPYGATATGNINVTLTLAVFTFFITQAASLKAHGLKGYLTHLTAGTHWSLWIIMIPIEVIGLFTKPFALTVRLFANMTAGHIVILSLIFISFILKSYVVAAAVSVPFSIFIYLLEIFVAFLQAFIFTMLSALFIGLATAHEGGEAEAAHH; from the coding sequence ATGAAACGGGTCAAAGTCATTCAGATCAAAGGTTTTTTTAGGGTCATGGCGCTTCTGGCGCCACTTCTGCTGAATGCATACCTGCCGGTGCAGGCATCCGAAGAGCATGCCGCCCCGGTTGCCGCCGTCGTCGCTGCGCACGCTGAGGCCGCAGTCGACCCCGCCCTGGAGCCTGCTCACGCAGAGCCTGCCGGGCACGAAGATGAGAAGGCAGGCGACGTGATCATGCATCACATCCTCAACTCTCACAGTTTCTCCTTCGAGCCTTTCGGCACGATCCATCTTCCCACCCTTCCCCCGGTTTTCGGCATCGACATATCCATCACGAAGCACGTTGTGATGCTCTGGATCGTTTCGGCCATTCTCCTCGTCCTTTTTTCCTTTGTCGGCGCAGCCTACCGTAAGATCACCCCGAAGACCGCGCCTTCCGGCGTGGCCAACACCATGGAGGCGCTCGTCGAGTTCATCCGCCTCGACGTGGCCAAGTCAAACATCGGCCACGGCTACGAGGCTCATCTGCCCTATCTGCTGACGGTGTTCATGTTCATCCTGCTCTGCAACATCCTCGGTCTCATTCCCTACGGCGCGACGGCCACCGGCAACATCAACGTTACTCTGACGCTCGCAGTCTTCACGTTCTTCATCACCCAGGCCGCCTCTCTCAAGGCTCACGGGCTGAAAGGTTATCTCACGCACCTGACTGCAGGTACCCACTGGTCGCTCTGGATCATCATGATCCCGATCGAAGTGATCGGCCTCTTTACAAAGCCGTTTGCGCTCACTGTCCGTCTGTTTGCAAACATGACGGCCGGTCATATCGTCATTCTCAGCCTGATCTTCATCAGCTTCATCCTTAAGAGCTATGTCGTCGCGGCTGCAGTATCGGTCCCCTTTTCAATCTTCATCTACCTGCTTGAGATTTTCGTGGCGTTCCTGCAGGCCTTCATCTTCACCATGCTCTCGGCGCTCTTCATCGGGCTTGCCACGGCGCATGAGGGCGGTGAGGCCGAAGCGGCGCACCACTGA
- a CDS encoding AtpZ/AtpI family protein gives MQKQDDERFPDYFGRSVRALSDYLGIGLQIAVSFALFVLLGYWADEQLGSSPFLLLLGVLLGMAGMSLVLWKVLRAANRKGRHPR, from the coding sequence ATGCAGAAGCAGGATGATGAGCGATTCCCGGACTATTTCGGCCGTTCTGTCCGCGCACTCTCGGACTATCTGGGCATCGGCCTGCAGATTGCCGTGAGCTTTGCCCTGTTTGTGCTGCTCGGCTACTGGGCAGACGAGCAGCTCGGATCCTCCCCCTTCCTTCTCCTGCTCGGCGTCCTTCTCGGCATGGCCGGAATGTCGCTTGTGCTGTGGAAGGTGCTCCGTGCAGCCAACCGCAAAGGGAGGCACCCCCGTTAA
- the pgeF gene encoding peptidoglycan editing factor PgeF has protein sequence MEQEQHLRHEGNAAFITPETFGSSGGILALQSTRRGGLSPDPWRSLNLGENTRDDPQRVQNNMQVLASAAGFDASRTVGSLQVHGTEVLHARQPGRHSGYDAFITDTQDLWLCIFTADCLPVFLYDPEHRAVGAAHAGWQGTAAGIAVKTLHAMGEAFGSRPESCEAWIGTGISGKEYEVGAEVAAAFPEECSIPGDEGKRFLDLAAANRMQLLQAGVAGGQVEHAPYCSFRDEGMFFSYRRDNGRTGRMAAVIGIRPGSPHP, from the coding sequence ATGGAACAGGAACAGCATCTCCGCCATGAGGGCAATGCGGCATTCATCACCCCCGAAACCTTCGGCAGCTCCGGCGGCATCCTTGCACTGCAGAGCACGCGCCGGGGCGGCCTGAGCCCCGACCCATGGAGATCCCTCAACCTCGGGGAAAACACCCGCGACGACCCTCAGCGGGTACAGAATAATATGCAGGTCCTGGCCTCAGCGGCCGGCTTCGATGCATCGCGGACCGTCGGATCCCTGCAGGTTCACGGCACTGAGGTGCTCCATGCCCGGCAGCCCGGACGCCACAGCGGTTACGATGCATTCATCACCGACACCCAAGACCTCTGGCTCTGCATCTTCACCGCCGACTGCCTGCCGGTGTTCCTCTATGATCCGGAACACCGTGCCGTCGGCGCAGCGCACGCAGGATGGCAGGGAACAGCCGCAGGGATAGCCGTAAAGACCCTGCATGCGATGGGGGAAGCGTTCGGATCACGGCCGGAATCCTGCGAAGCATGGATCGGCACAGGGATCAGCGGAAAAGAGTACGAGGTGGGGGCGGAAGTTGCCGCGGCATTTCCAGAGGAATGCAGTATTCCGGGCGATGAGGGAAAACGCTTTCTGGACCTTGCTGCGGCCAACCGCATGCAGCTCCTGCAGGCGGGAGTGGCCGGAGGGCAAGTGGAGCATGCGCCCTACTGTTCCTTCAGGGACGAAGGGATGTTCTTCTCCTACCGGCGGGACAACGGCCGGACGGGAAGGATGGCTGCGGTAATCGGTATCAGGCCCGGCAGTCCTCACCCTTGA